A portion of the Achromobacter sp. MFA1 R4 genome contains these proteins:
- a CDS encoding hydantoinase/oxoprolinase family protein: protein MSAQPQAPAPRRAAVRVAVDVGGTFTDIVLERGDVRHCAKLLTTPAAPEQAVLAGIGELLATASLAWADVDRLVLGTTLATNALIERKGARTALITTAGFRDLVEIGLEDRYAQYDIFLDKPQPLVPRDWRHGVAERVDAQGRVLTPLDEDAVRALAGRLREDRIESVAVCLLHSYAHPGHERRIRDILRDELPDLWISLSSDVCAEIREYPRLSTVCANAYVQPQVSGYLRRFEDAARARGLRAEPFLMTSGGAIATLRTGVEEPVRLVESGPAGGAILAQHIAEQIGAARALSFDMGGTTAKICYIDDYQPQISRSFEFGRVHRHLKGSGLPIRIPVIEMIEIGAGGGSIARVNHLGVIQVGPDSAGSTPGPAAYGLGGQHATVTDAHAVLGTITPERFAVGKVSLDPALAKIAVQAHLARPAQLTGPEAAQAVVDVVTENMANAARVHASELGKTADEHTLIAFGGAAPLHAAQLARKLGIATVIVPQSAGVGSAVGFLWAPIAYQAVRSLHQRLDRIDLPLATRLLDELTAQVEAVVRRAAPGEPIAIKRQVYMRYAGQGHEIAIDLAAGAFDAAAARALGEQFAQRYAQIYGRSLPHVPAETVSWSVAAQAGTRRAIAADVIDAAGPKPATPAGQRTLYDFAAARWRDVPVYERNALAPDQIVRGPALVVEDETTTHVPDGFVAHRSPQGSLVLQDQQRVPATPTPHLETTA, encoded by the coding sequence ATGTCCGCACAACCTCAAGCGCCTGCACCGCGGCGCGCCGCCGTCCGGGTGGCCGTCGACGTCGGAGGCACCTTCACCGACATCGTGCTCGAACGGGGCGACGTGCGCCACTGCGCCAAGTTGCTCACGACCCCGGCCGCGCCCGAACAGGCGGTACTCGCAGGCATCGGCGAACTGCTCGCCACCGCCTCGCTCGCCTGGGCGGACGTCGACCGCCTGGTGCTGGGCACCACGCTCGCGACCAATGCGCTCATCGAACGCAAGGGCGCCCGCACCGCCCTGATCACCACCGCCGGATTTCGCGACCTGGTCGAAATCGGCCTGGAGGATCGGTATGCGCAATACGACATCTTCCTGGACAAACCGCAGCCGCTCGTCCCGCGCGACTGGCGTCACGGCGTGGCCGAACGCGTGGATGCCCAGGGCCGCGTGCTGACGCCGCTGGACGAGGACGCCGTCCGCGCGCTGGCCGGGCGCCTGCGCGAAGATCGCATCGAGAGCGTGGCCGTCTGCCTGCTGCACAGCTACGCCCATCCCGGGCACGAACGCCGCATCCGCGACATCCTGCGCGACGAACTGCCCGATCTGTGGATCTCGTTGTCCTCCGATGTGTGCGCCGAAATCCGCGAATATCCCCGTCTGTCCACCGTGTGCGCCAACGCTTACGTGCAGCCGCAGGTGTCAGGCTATCTGCGGCGTTTCGAGGACGCCGCGCGTGCACGTGGATTGCGCGCCGAACCCTTCCTGATGACGTCGGGCGGCGCCATCGCCACCCTGCGCACCGGGGTGGAAGAACCGGTGCGGCTCGTGGAATCCGGCCCGGCCGGCGGCGCCATCCTCGCCCAGCACATCGCCGAGCAGATCGGCGCGGCGCGGGCGCTGTCCTTCGACATGGGCGGCACCACCGCCAAGATCTGCTATATCGACGACTACCAGCCTCAGATCAGCCGCAGCTTCGAGTTCGGCCGCGTGCACCGCCATCTGAAGGGCTCGGGCCTGCCGATCCGCATCCCCGTGATCGAGATGATCGAAATCGGCGCGGGCGGCGGCTCGATCGCCCGGGTCAATCACCTGGGCGTGATCCAGGTCGGGCCGGACAGCGCGGGCTCCACCCCGGGCCCGGCCGCATACGGTCTTGGCGGCCAGCATGCCACGGTGACGGACGCGCATGCCGTGCTGGGCACGATCACCCCCGAACGCTTCGCCGTGGGCAAGGTGTCGCTGGACCCGGCGCTGGCGAAAATCGCGGTGCAGGCCCACCTGGCGAGGCCCGCCCAATTGACCGGTCCCGAAGCCGCTCAGGCGGTGGTCGACGTGGTCACCGAGAACATGGCGAATGCGGCGCGCGTGCACGCGTCCGAGCTGGGCAAGACCGCCGACGAGCACACGCTGATCGCCTTCGGCGGCGCCGCGCCGCTGCACGCCGCGCAACTCGCCCGCAAGCTCGGCATCGCCACCGTGATCGTGCCGCAGTCGGCGGGCGTCGGCTCGGCCGTCGGCTTCCTGTGGGCGCCTATCGCCTACCAGGCGGTGCGCAGTCTCCACCAGCGCCTGGATCGCATCGATCTGCCGCTGGCCACGCGGCTGCTGGACGAACTTACGGCCCAGGTCGAAGCCGTGGTGCGCCGCGCGGCGCCCGGCGAGCCCATTGCGATCAAGCGCCAGGTCTACATGCGCTATGCCGGCCAGGGTCACGAGATCGCGATCGACCTCGCCGCCGGCGCTTTCGACGCGGCCGCCGCCCGCGCCCTGGGCGAACAGTTCGCGCAGCGCTACGCCCAGATCTATGGCCGCAGCCTGCCGCACGTACCGGCCGAGACGGTGAGTTGGTCGGTCGCGGCGCAGGCCGGAACACGCCGGGCCATCGCGGCCGACGTGATCGACGCGGCCGGCCCCAAGCCCGCGACGCCGGCGGGCCAACGCACGCTCTACGACTTCGCTGCTGCGCGCTGGCGGGACGTGCCCGTGTACGAACGCAACGCGCTCGCGCCCGACCAGATCGTGCGCGGGCCCGCGCTCGTCGTCGAAGACGAGACGACGACCCACGTGCCCGATGGCTTCGTGGCCCATCGCAGCCCCCAGGGATCGCTCGTGCTGCAAGATCAGCAACGCGTTCCCGCCACGCCTACCCCGCATTTGGAGACCACGGCATGA
- a CDS encoding molybdopterin-binding protein yields MAIQSINARNQFRGKIREIVLGSVVSEVEIDTPGGIVTSVITTRSVKELDLQVGTEVLAFVKATEVAVAKL; encoded by the coding sequence ATGGCCATTCAATCCATTAATGCCCGCAACCAGTTCCGCGGCAAGATCCGCGAGATCGTGCTGGGGTCCGTCGTGTCCGAAGTCGAGATCGACACGCCTGGGGGCATCGTCACCTCGGTGATCACGACGCGCTCCGTCAAAGAGCTGGACCTGCAAGTCGGCACCGAGGTGCTCGCCTTCGTGAAGGCCACGGAGGTAGCCGTGGCCAAGCTCTGA
- a CDS encoding rhodanese-like domain-containing protein codes for MTQLPPTAKLSVQTQRARAVAAFIAGVRAVLPDPARAKPSQLEAAAALLRGLAARTELFDASSFALQPERPGTIYRLAEDTDGAYALYLSLGEAGKAQPPHDHTTWAIIAGVRGEERNEVYARTPGAEPGRDVLTHVRRVDVAQGSSIVLQPDDVHTIELIGSAAGAHLHFYGLALDRLPGRVVFESTAGGAYRTFGPPAAIFHARVSADELERALRGTAEIALLDVREAGRYAERHILEAANAPLWRIEQRIDRLVPRRGTRIVVVDEDESLAHEAAGKLTRLGYTDVAVLGGGTRGWAADGREVFWGTNVPSKAFGEVIEHEKHTPWIDVDELAARVAAGEDIVVVDSRTPEEFNHFTLPFSHSLPGAELVYRIGELAPDPKTFVVVNCAGRTRSIVGAQTLIDAGIPNKVASLKNGTMEWLLSGRELAYGRQAALAEPGPASLAQARERARAVIAAAGVDYVDAARLAAFEADAAAGERSLYRFDVRTREEYESGHLPGWRWAPGGQLVQATDEYVGTRRARVVLADHDGVRALTTAAWLRQLGAVEVYLFAAPLAPQAAAPGEPARSVTLESGAERVRVLRHRDPAPVVRAPVLEAWLAAADTLVYDVDRRQSYVRGHVPGARYAAPDRLPALLANERARRVVIVSEDGVLAQSVAAELQWQLRRDEHAPAVHALQGGTRAWQAAGLALDSGAAGVLTGDDDQDISPYLLDDVAARNAGFRAYLDWELQLVAQLERAGAQDIRLSGTAR; via the coding sequence ATGACTCAACTGCCGCCCACCGCCAAGCTTTCCGTCCAGACCCAGCGGGCACGCGCCGTCGCCGCCTTCATCGCCGGCGTGCGCGCCGTATTGCCCGATCCGGCTCGCGCCAAGCCCAGTCAGTTGGAGGCCGCCGCCGCCTTGTTGCGCGGGCTGGCCGCGCGCACCGAACTATTCGACGCCAGCAGTTTCGCGCTGCAGCCTGAGCGCCCGGGCACGATCTATCGCCTGGCCGAGGACACGGATGGCGCCTACGCGCTTTACCTGTCGCTGGGCGAAGCGGGCAAGGCGCAGCCGCCGCACGACCACACGACATGGGCCATCATCGCTGGCGTGCGGGGGGAAGAACGCAACGAGGTCTACGCGCGCACGCCGGGCGCCGAGCCGGGCCGCGACGTGCTCACGCACGTGCGGCGCGTCGACGTGGCACAGGGTTCGTCGATCGTGCTGCAGCCTGACGACGTGCACACGATCGAGCTGATCGGCAGCGCCGCCGGCGCGCACCTGCACTTCTACGGCCTGGCGCTGGACCGCCTGCCGGGCCGGGTGGTGTTCGAGAGCACCGCGGGCGGCGCCTATCGCACGTTCGGTCCACCGGCCGCGATTTTCCATGCCCGCGTGAGCGCGGACGAACTGGAGCGCGCGCTGCGCGGCACGGCCGAGATCGCCCTGCTGGACGTGCGGGAAGCGGGCCGCTATGCCGAGCGGCACATTCTCGAAGCCGCCAATGCCCCGCTCTGGCGCATCGAGCAGCGCATCGACCGGCTGGTTCCGCGGCGCGGCACGCGCATCGTGGTGGTGGACGAAGACGAATCGCTCGCCCACGAGGCGGCGGGCAAGCTCACCCGGCTGGGCTACACCGACGTGGCCGTGCTCGGGGGCGGCACGCGCGGCTGGGCAGCGGACGGCCGTGAAGTGTTCTGGGGCACCAACGTGCCCAGCAAGGCGTTCGGCGAGGTGATCGAGCACGAGAAGCACACGCCCTGGATCGACGTGGACGAACTGGCGGCCCGCGTCGCGGCCGGCGAGGACATCGTCGTCGTCGACAGCCGCACCCCTGAAGAATTCAACCACTTCACCCTGCCGTTCTCGCACAGCCTGCCGGGCGCCGAGCTCGTCTATCGCATCGGCGAGCTTGCGCCCGACCCGAAGACCTTCGTGGTCGTGAATTGCGCGGGCCGGACCCGTTCGATCGTGGGCGCGCAGACGCTCATCGACGCCGGCATTCCCAACAAGGTCGCATCGCTCAAAAATGGCACGATGGAATGGCTGCTGTCCGGCCGTGAGCTCGCCTACGGACGCCAGGCCGCATTGGCCGAGCCGGGGCCAGCTTCGCTCGCGCAAGCGCGCGAACGGGCACGGGCCGTGATCGCGGCTGCCGGCGTGGACTACGTCGATGCCGCGCGGCTGGCGGCGTTCGAGGCCGACGCCGCTGCTGGCGAGCGCAGCCTGTATCGCTTCGATGTGCGTACGCGGGAAGAATACGAGTCCGGCCACCTGCCGGGCTGGCGCTGGGCGCCGGGCGGTCAGCTCGTGCAGGCCACCGACGAATACGTGGGCACGCGCCGCGCGCGCGTGGTGCTGGCCGACCACGACGGCGTGCGCGCCTTGACCACGGCGGCCTGGCTGCGGCAGCTTGGCGCGGTAGAGGTCTACCTGTTTGCCGCGCCGCTGGCGCCGCAGGCCGCCGCGCCGGGCGAGCCCGCCCGCAGCGTGACGCTCGAGAGCGGCGCCGAGCGCGTGCGCGTGCTGCGTCATCGCGACCCGGCACCGGTGGTGCGGGCGCCGGTGCTTGAGGCCTGGCTGGCGGCCGCGGACACCTTGGTGTACGACGTGGATCGCCGGCAGTCGTATGTGCGCGGACACGTGCCGGGCGCCCGCTACGCCGCGCCCGACCGGCTGCCCGCGCTGCTTGCCAACGAGCGGGCGCGGCGTGTGGTGATCGTGTCAGAGGACGGCGTGCTGGCGCAAAGCGTGGCCGCCGAACTCCAGTGGCAACTACGGCGCGACGAGCATGCGCCGGCCGTGCATGCGCTGCAAGGCGGCACCCGCGCATGGCAGGCCGCGGGCCTCGCGCTGGACAGCGGCGCGGCGGGGGTGCTGACGGGCGATGACGACCAGGACATCAGCCCGTATCTGCTGGACGACGTGGCCGCGCGCAATGCGGGATTCCGCGCCTACCTCGATTGGGAGCTGCAGCTCGTGGCTCAACTCGAACGCGCGGGCGCGCAGGACATCCGCCTGAGCGGGACGGCCCGATGA
- a CDS encoding PepSY domain-containing protein — protein sequence MKARLRQRMSWLHTWCGLVCAWLLCLIFLAGSISVFRAPVSRWMTAEPALPPALAVLPQEAVLAAASRFLAGQQADARFWRIELPDAPGHAIRLVWRTAAGDTREAAVDPRDGALLPQPWGRRSEGGRHFMTLHYTLHAGTFGFWLVGWLTIGMLAALLSGIVVHKRIFKDFFTFRLGRGQRAWLDGHNASAVLTLPFQLMIAYTGLAIFYTSYMPGPLHAVYGEQGAARWQAALAERAAPARSAALPARPPLDDRLPARQQLGVLLHAAQAALASPARMIIVERPGQSRERISVYGRPDAGMAIRDLVSPAGRAVFDGASGAFSALHPAAGTPADAAHEVMERLHVAAYGGWTIKWLYFICGLAGTLMMATGAVLFTIKRRNKGLGEFGAWTPAFYRMAESLNVAAIAGACLACIAYFHANRLLPAALPARDIWEIRAFFLAWLLGLAHACARPAPRAWFEQFACTALLCLLLPVTNVLTTGQHALAYARAGDWQAALVESTIVVFGGLFALLAWRLRAGDWATPGPGRVTAAPRGHRWRVLGRVLCAVLGGYALANLGAIVLALALPLGGLASPAIGVVVASLLSFLIYALAALWVFAARGAWRWLLTGIAVLAALAWAMGTA from the coding sequence ATGAAGGCCAGACTGCGCCAGCGCATGAGCTGGCTGCACACCTGGTGCGGACTGGTGTGCGCCTGGCTGCTGTGCCTGATCTTCCTGGCGGGCAGCATCAGCGTATTCCGCGCGCCGGTATCGCGCTGGATGACGGCCGAACCTGCCCTGCCGCCCGCGCTGGCGGTGCTGCCGCAGGAGGCCGTGCTGGCGGCGGCGTCGCGCTTTCTTGCCGGGCAGCAGGCCGACGCGCGCTTCTGGCGCATCGAGCTGCCCGACGCGCCCGGGCACGCGATCCGGCTGGTCTGGCGCACCGCCGCGGGCGACACGCGCGAAGCCGCGGTGGATCCGCGCGACGGCGCCCTGCTGCCCCAGCCGTGGGGACGCAGGAGTGAAGGCGGGCGCCATTTCATGACGCTGCACTACACCCTCCATGCCGGCACCTTCGGGTTCTGGCTGGTGGGCTGGCTGACGATAGGGATGCTGGCGGCGCTGCTGTCGGGCATCGTGGTGCACAAGCGCATCTTCAAGGACTTCTTCACGTTCCGCCTGGGGCGCGGCCAGCGCGCCTGGCTCGATGGCCACAATGCGTCGGCCGTGCTCACCCTGCCGTTCCAGCTGATGATCGCCTACACCGGGCTTGCCATCTTCTACACCAGCTACATGCCGGGTCCGCTGCATGCGGTGTATGGCGAGCAAGGCGCGGCGCGCTGGCAGGCGGCGCTCGCGGAAAGGGCCGCGCCGGCCAGATCGGCCGCGCTGCCGGCGCGCCCGCCGCTGGACGACCGCCTGCCGGCCCGTCAGCAGCTGGGTGTCCTGCTGCATGCCGCGCAAGCGGCGCTGGCAAGCCCGGCGCGCATGATCATCGTGGAGCGCCCGGGGCAGTCCCGGGAACGCATCAGCGTGTATGGCCGGCCGGACGCCGGGATGGCGATACGCGACCTCGTCAGCCCGGCCGGCCGCGCCGTGTTCGACGGCGCCAGCGGCGCGTTTTCCGCCCTGCATCCGGCCGCGGGCACGCCGGCCGACGCGGCGCATGAAGTGATGGAACGCCTGCATGTGGCCGCCTATGGCGGCTGGACCATCAAGTGGCTGTACTTCATTTGCGGTCTGGCGGGCACGCTGATGATGGCGACGGGTGCGGTGCTGTTCACGATCAAGCGGCGCAACAAAGGCCTGGGCGAATTCGGCGCCTGGACGCCGGCGTTCTACCGCATGGCCGAATCGCTCAACGTGGCGGCGATCGCGGGCGCCTGTCTGGCCTGCATCGCCTACTTCCATGCCAATCGTCTGCTCCCGGCCGCGCTGCCCGCCCGCGACATCTGGGAGATCCGCGCCTTCTTCCTGGCGTGGCTCCTGGGCCTGGCGCATGCTTGCGCGCGGCCGGCGCCGCGCGCCTGGTTCGAGCAGTTCGCCTGCACCGCGCTGCTGTGCCTCTTGCTGCCCGTGACGAATGTGCTAACCACCGGGCAGCACGCACTGGCCTATGCACGCGCCGGAGATTGGCAGGCCGCGCTGGTGGAGTCCACCATCGTTGTGTTCGGCGGCCTGTTCGCGCTGCTGGCCTGGCGCCTGCGCGCGGGCGACTGGGCCACGCCCGGACCGGGACGCGTGACGGCCGCACCGCGCGGCCATCGCTGGCGTGTGCTGGGGCGCGTGCTGTGCGCGGTGCTGGGCGGCTATGCCTTGGCCAACCTGGGCGCCATCGTGCTGGCCCTGGCCCTGCCGCTTGGCGGGCTCGCCAGCCCGGCCATCGGCGTGGTCGTGGCCAGCCTGCTGAGCTTTCTGATCTATGCGCTGGCGGCGCTGTGGGTGTTTGCGGCGCGCGGCGCGTGGCGTTGGCTGCTGACCGGCATAGCCGTGCTGGCGGCGCTGGCCTGGGCGATGGGGACGGCATGA
- a CDS encoding DUF3325 domain-containing protein has translation MSTTFAALASLALAFAALACLALAMDRHHEQATGRETTTPGLRHGLRLGAALLALAAMAVCQQAWGVVVATLVWLGMLSCGAILTTLTLSYAPRRLPTLATAAALLGFGLACA, from the coding sequence ATGAGCACCACTTTTGCCGCCCTTGCATCGCTGGCGCTGGCCTTCGCCGCCCTCGCCTGCCTGGCGCTGGCCATGGACCGGCATCACGAGCAGGCGACCGGCCGCGAAACGACAACGCCAGGGCTCAGGCACGGCTTGCGCCTGGGCGCGGCGCTGCTGGCGCTTGCCGCAATGGCAGTCTGCCAGCAGGCCTGGGGCGTCGTGGTGGCAACGCTGGTCTGGCTAGGCATGCTGTCGTGCGGCGCGATCCTGACCACCCTCACGCTCAGCTACGCGCCGCGGCGGCTCCCGACGCTGGCCACGGCGGCGGCGCTGCTGGGCTTTGGCCTGGCCTGCGCCTGA
- a CDS encoding patatin-like phospholipase family protein, translating to MSSIYLGEKAKNMRGFFVSLFRTLVAIRGNIRPAILIVLFMTVGLGLQGCTTAPQRLQAVPHEVAKQAEIPGMPGVRHFVVANATELAQAGYEALKREQAYLAQQGHTGALGPAVFLAISGGGDNGAFAAGLLNAWTETGTRPEFKLVTGISTGALIAPFAFIGKKYDATLKHVYTMTSPRDVLEKRSLLGGVLSDAMADNRPLLGLTRKFVTDELLKEIAAEYAKGRMLLIGTTDLDSGRGVIWDMGKIASYGGPAALDLFVKVMVASTSIPGAFPPMMIDVEAGGQRYQEMHVDGGVVAQVFAYPVSLRLAEETAMLGVTRERKLYIVRNARLDADWMQVQRATMSIAARAVVSMIQSQGIGDLYRIYTTAHRDGVEFNLAFIPSSFRAPHKEEFDTEYMRSLYDTAYEMGLKGYPWSHVPPGFVLPTVSGAGQAKAQQRRRRGQRREPPRRVAEREGGQDRAARQHA from the coding sequence TTGTCGAGCATCTACCTGGGCGAAAAGGCGAAAAACATGCGCGGATTCTTCGTGAGCTTGTTCAGAACGCTGGTCGCCATCAGGGGGAATATTCGCCCCGCGATCCTCATCGTCCTTTTCATGACGGTCGGGCTTGGCCTGCAGGGGTGCACAACCGCGCCGCAGCGCCTGCAAGCGGTTCCCCACGAAGTCGCCAAGCAAGCTGAAATCCCCGGGATGCCCGGCGTGCGCCACTTTGTCGTCGCCAACGCGACGGAGCTCGCCCAAGCGGGGTACGAGGCGCTGAAACGGGAACAGGCTTACCTTGCTCAGCAGGGGCACACGGGCGCGCTGGGACCCGCGGTGTTCCTTGCGATTTCCGGCGGCGGCGACAACGGTGCTTTCGCGGCGGGGTTGTTGAACGCTTGGACCGAAACAGGCACCCGGCCGGAGTTCAAGCTGGTGACCGGCATCAGCACGGGCGCGCTCATTGCCCCTTTCGCGTTTATCGGCAAGAAATACGACGCCACGCTAAAGCACGTCTATACGATGACTTCGCCCCGCGACGTGCTGGAGAAGCGCAGCCTGCTGGGCGGCGTGTTGAGCGACGCGATGGCGGACAACCGGCCGCTCCTGGGCCTGACCCGAAAATTCGTCACCGACGAGCTCCTCAAGGAGATCGCCGCCGAGTACGCCAAGGGACGCATGCTGTTGATCGGCACCACGGACCTCGATTCAGGCCGTGGCGTCATCTGGGATATGGGCAAGATCGCATCGTACGGCGGTCCGGCGGCATTGGACCTGTTCGTGAAGGTCATGGTCGCCTCGACGTCGATTCCGGGCGCCTTTCCGCCAATGATGATCGACGTGGAAGCCGGTGGACAGCGCTATCAGGAAATGCACGTCGATGGCGGCGTCGTGGCGCAGGTATTTGCCTATCCCGTCTCTTTGCGCCTGGCGGAGGAGACGGCCATGCTCGGCGTCACGCGCGAACGCAAACTCTATATCGTCCGCAACGCACGGCTCGATGCGGACTGGATGCAGGTGCAGCGCGCCACGATGAGCATTGCCGCTCGCGCGGTCGTTTCCATGATTCAAAGCCAGGGTATTGGCGACCTTTACCGCATTTACACGACGGCGCATCGCGATGGCGTCGAATTCAACCTGGCGTTCATTCCGTCGAGCTTTCGGGCGCCGCATAAAGAAGAGTTCGACACGGAATACATGCGGTCGCTCTATGACACGGCGTACGAGATGGGCCTGAAGGGCTACCCGTGGTCGCATGTGCCGCCCGGTTTTGTGTTGCCGACCGTTTCAGGCGCAGGCCAGGCCAAAGCCCAGCAGCGCCGCCGCCGTGGCCAGCGTCGGGAGCCGCCGCGGCGCGTAGCTGAGCGTGAGGGTGGTCAGGATCGCGCCGCACGACAGCATGCCTAG
- a CDS encoding TonB-dependent receptor, giving the protein MTLARNSRTARPAPVPTVLSTVLSGVLYAAALGVISPVVQAQSAVAAQDAEYTFAIEAGPLDLALNQFARAAGVNVSFDAGLVSGLRTEGLQGRWGVQRGLSALLARTGLEGVRFSSGGYAVRRMPGGSATLLEPVTVMGQEYSLMTEGTGSYTTSEVTIGKGEQRLRDIPQSVSVVTRQRLDEQNLTSVYDALENTTGVTLQQSPQGGKYIYSRGFINSVIQYDGVPLERSMYGRASNYSGGTAFYDRVEVLRGAAGLLQGSGSPGGAVNLVRKRPLDEDRLIVETAAGSWDRYGMQIDGSALLNEDGSLRGRALIDRQDERSFVDRVDMKNTTVYATVEYDFSPRTQVNLGYSYEDLRGRPSMSGLPRYSTGEEVGFRRSTSFGANWNRQETSNQGFYADFTHAFNDDWRFKMTGAYVQESQYLKYTASSRAVNPATQMATVSVARTVADIDTSGVDANLTGKFQAFGRTHEVVVGANYGHNKIDTSYAYLVNYATFNAFNFDPDLPEPTTAEIRAATDEVRIGSNRELGFYGTTRLQLADPLKLVLGGRFSRSNRVWTTDTTTAGVLVNGQTKQANTHFTPYAGLMLDLSPQWTTYVSYTDIFQPQSEVNAAGEALKPIVGESYELGLKGELLDGRVNTAFALFRINQNNRAQVDFNTSPTCAAGYFCYTDAGKVRSQGFDAEISGELTRGWNLYAGYTFNTTKYLKDQDSEGQAFAWYTPKHIFRLWTTYQLPGDLNAFTVGGGVNVQSGQSRQIGATTVYASGRAVWSAYAKYQINRNWAATVNLNNIFDKTYYSAVGNLVNGVQYGDPRNAMLTLRGTF; this is encoded by the coding sequence ATGACCCTCGCTCGTAACTCCAGGACGGCGCGCCCGGCGCCCGTTCCGACCGTGTTGTCCACCGTGCTTTCCGGCGTGCTGTACGCCGCCGCCCTGGGCGTCATCTCCCCTGTTGTCCAGGCGCAAAGCGCTGTCGCGGCGCAAGACGCGGAATACACCTTCGCGATTGAAGCCGGCCCGCTGGACCTGGCGCTGAACCAGTTCGCCCGCGCCGCCGGCGTGAATGTGTCGTTCGACGCCGGGCTGGTGAGCGGATTGCGGACCGAGGGCCTGCAAGGTCGCTGGGGCGTCCAACGCGGCTTGAGCGCATTGCTGGCCCGCACCGGATTGGAGGGGGTCAGGTTTTCCAGCGGCGGCTATGCCGTGCGGCGCATGCCCGGCGGCAGCGCGACCCTGCTCGAACCCGTTACGGTGATGGGGCAGGAATACAGTCTGATGACCGAAGGCACCGGGTCCTACACCACGTCGGAGGTGACGATCGGCAAGGGCGAGCAGCGGCTGCGCGACATTCCGCAGTCGGTCAGCGTGGTGACCCGCCAGCGCCTGGACGAGCAGAACCTGACTTCGGTGTACGACGCGCTGGAAAACACCACTGGCGTGACCCTGCAGCAGAGCCCGCAGGGCGGCAAATACATCTATTCGCGCGGCTTCATCAACAGCGTGATCCAGTACGACGGCGTGCCGCTGGAGCGCAGCATGTATGGCCGCGCCAGCAACTACTCGGGCGGCACCGCGTTTTATGACCGCGTCGAAGTGCTGCGCGGCGCGGCCGGCCTGCTGCAAGGTTCGGGCTCGCCCGGCGGCGCGGTGAACCTGGTGCGCAAGCGGCCGCTGGACGAAGACCGCCTCATTGTCGAGACCGCGGCCGGAAGCTGGGACCGCTACGGCATGCAGATCGACGGCAGCGCCCTCCTGAACGAGGACGGCAGTCTGCGAGGCCGCGCCCTGATCGACCGCCAGGACGAGCGTTCGTTCGTGGACCGGGTGGACATGAAGAACACCACCGTCTACGCCACCGTCGAGTACGACTTCTCGCCGCGCACCCAGGTGAACCTGGGATACAGCTACGAAGATTTGCGGGGCAGGCCCTCGATGTCGGGCCTGCCCCGCTACAGCACTGGCGAAGAGGTGGGCTTCAGGCGATCCACCAGCTTTGGCGCGAACTGGAACCGGCAGGAGACGTCGAACCAGGGCTTCTACGCCGACTTCACGCACGCGTTCAATGATGACTGGCGCTTCAAGATGACCGGCGCCTACGTGCAGGAGAGCCAGTACCTGAAGTACACCGCGTCGAGCCGCGCGGTGAATCCGGCGACCCAGATGGCGACCGTCAGCGTAGCCAGGACGGTGGCCGACATCGACACGTCGGGCGTGGACGCGAACCTCACCGGCAAGTTCCAGGCGTTCGGCCGCACGCACGAGGTGGTGGTGGGCGCCAACTACGGGCACAACAAGATCGACACTTCCTACGCTTACCTGGTCAATTACGCGACCTTCAACGCGTTCAATTTCGATCCGGACCTGCCCGAGCCGACCACGGCCGAGATACGCGCAGCCACCGACGAGGTGCGCATCGGCTCGAACCGCGAACTGGGCTTTTACGGCACCACGCGGCTGCAACTGGCCGATCCCTTGAAGCTGGTGCTAGGCGGCCGGTTCAGCCGCTCCAACCGGGTCTGGACGACCGACACCACCACCGCTGGCGTGCTTGTCAACGGGCAGACCAAGCAGGCCAACACCCATTTCACGCCGTATGCCGGCCTGATGCTGGACCTGTCGCCGCAGTGGACCACGTACGTGAGCTACACCGACATTTTCCAGCCGCAGAGCGAGGTGAATGCGGCGGGAGAGGCGCTCAAGCCGATCGTGGGTGAAAGCTACGAACTGGGATTGAAGGGCGAGTTGCTGGACGGCCGTGTGAATACCGCGTTCGCGCTCTTTCGCATCAACCAGAACAACCGCGCCCAGGTCGATTTCAACACCAGCCCGACCTGCGCTGCCGGCTACTTCTGCTACACCGACGCGGGCAAGGTGCGCAGTCAGGGCTTCGACGCGGAGATCAGCGGCGAGCTGACCCGCGGCTGGAACCTTTATGCCGGCTATACCTTCAACACGACCAAGTACCTGAAGGACCAGGATAGCGAAGGCCAGGCGTTCGCGTGGTACACGCCCAAGCACATCTTCCGGCTCTGGACCACGTATCAGCTGCCGGGCGACTTGAACGCCTTCACGGTGGGCGGCGGCGTCAATGTGCAGAGCGGGCAGTCGCGCCAGATCGGCGCCACCACCGTATACGCCAGCGGACGCGCGGTGTGGAGCGCCTATGCGAAGTATCAGATCAACCGCAATTGGGCGGCCACGGTCAACCTCAACAACATCTTCGACAAGACCTATTACAGCGCCGTCGGCAACCTGGTCAACGGCGTCCAGTACGGCGATCCCCGCAATGCCATGCTGACGCTGCGCGGCACGTTCTGA